CCCGCCTCCTCGGCCAGCCGCCGCAACGCCGGCAACGCCGCCGCACGCAACAACGGCTGCACGGCCCGCGCCAGCGCCAACACCCCGAACCCGAGATGCACCCTCCCCTCGGCATCCCGCCGCGCGAACCCCTCGTTCTGCAAGGTGGTGAGCAGCCGATACACCACCGGCCGGCTCAACCCCAGCTCCAACGCCAACTCGGTAGGCGTACGAGCCCGATGACCATCGGCGAGCAGCCGCAACAACCGCAACCCCCGCTCCAACGTCTGCGCCGACTCCGGCCCCCCCTTGTGATCCACATATCCGATTATGCGCCGCCACCTGACCCCCACCACCCGCCGAACCCACGCTCAGCCGGCGGCCGAGGTCATGGCGGTGGCGAGGTTGACATCGTCTGATGGATGGCGGATCGTACGTATAGAGGACAACGTTGTCCGATATGCGTACGGAGGGAGTGGGCCGTGCCGTACTACCGCAGTGTGGGTGAGGTGCCTCGGAAGCGGCATGTGCAGTTCCGGAAGCCTGATGGGGGGCTGTACGCGGAGGAGTTGATGGGGGAGGAAGGGTTCTCCTCGGACTCCTCCTTGCTCTATCACCGGTATCTGCCTACGGCGATCGTGAAGGCGGAGGCGGTCACCGAAGGAGCTCGGGTGGGGCTGTCGGCGAACATGCCGCTTTCTCCTCGGCATTTCCGGACTTCGCGGCTTCCCGTCGGGGGGGACATGGTCACCTCGCGGCAGCCGCTGGCGGGGAACGGGGATGTCCGCATGTCGTACGTGGGGGCCGATCGAGCGAGTGAGCTTTATCGGGACTCCAAGGGGGACGAGTGTGTCTACATCGCGTCGGGGTCGGCGCGGCTGGAGTCCACTTACGGGGTGCTGGAGGTCGGTGAGGGGGACTATGTCGTCGTTCCCACCGGGACGATTCATCGGTGGGTGCCTCAGGGGGCGGTCACGGGGCTGGTGATCGAGGCTTCGGGGCACATCCGGCCGCCTCGGAGGTATCTGTCGCAGTACGGACAGTTCCTGGAGCATGCGCCGTACTGTGAGAGGGATCTGCGGGTGCCGTCGGAGCCGTGGCTGGTGGAGGACGGGGAGACGACGGTGCTGGTGCGGACCCGGGGTGGGTTGACCCGGCTGACCTACGCGCATCATCCGTTCGATGTGGTCGGGTGGGACGGGTGTCTGTATCCGTACGCCTTCAACATCTCCGACTTCGAGCCGATCGTTAAGCGGACGCATGCGCCGCCGCCGGTGCATCAGACGTTCGAGGGG
The window above is part of the Sphaerisporangium rubeum genome. Proteins encoded here:
- a CDS encoding homogentisate 1,2-dioxygenase domain-containing protein, which produces MPYYRSVGEVPRKRHVQFRKPDGGLYAEELMGEEGFSSDSSLLYHRYLPTAIVKAEAVTEGARVGLSANMPLSPRHFRTSRLPVGGDMVTSRQPLAGNGDVRMSYVGADRASELYRDSKGDECVYIASGSARLESTYGVLEVGEGDYVVVPTGTIHRWVPQGAVTGLVIEASGHIRPPRRYLSQYGQFLEHAPYCERDLRVPSEPWLVEDGETTVLVRTRGGLTRLTYAHHPFDVVGWDGCLYPYAFNISDFEPIVKRTHAPPPVHQTFEGPGFVICSFCPRPLDFHPEAVPIPYNHHNVDSDEFMFYVGGDYTARKGSGIDVGSVSLHPAGFTHGPQPGAVEAAVAAVEKGHTVTSELAVMVDTFRPLDLGDAALACEDPDYAWTWAR